The Verrucomicrobiota bacterium genome contains the following window.
CTTGCGGTCCAGAGCACTGGTGAACTGCTCCGGCGTAATGAAGGCGCTGATGAGAGAGGGTTTGGTCATGTCGTATTCATCGGACATGACAATGATCTCCGGGATCGTGAGATCTCCCACGATGAGGGCGAGTTGGTCGTCACCGTAGTCGTTGCCGATCGTGGTGAGTTGCTTCTCGGCGGCGCCTGCTCCCTGCTGGAGAGCTTCGCGGACGGCAAGGGTGTGAGGGTTATTCTGCGTTGTCATCGTCTTTGTCGTCTTGTTCTTCTATTTCGTCTTTGGATACCACGGTTGAGGCCCAGGATTGCTCGGGACTATGGAGGAGGGTGAGTTGAATCGTGATCCAGAGCAGCTCGGGGTAGGAGTCCTTGAGCCAGAGGGCTTCTTTCTGGGCCTCTGCAGAGATTTGCAGGATGCCGGCGGCACGGATTCTTTCGATCGCATTGTTGGCGGAGGTGGAGGGCACGGCGAGACGCTTGATGAATCTCAGATCGGTTGTCTTGATCGCCGCATAGAACGCGGCTCCCAGATAAGCGTGCAAGAGGGGATCCTCCGGGTTCACGACAATCTGGCGGACGATGTCCTGGATGGAGACCCTCAACTGGGAGGAAAACTCCGCGAGTTTCGCGAGAGCCTCCTTGTCGGTCGTGGCGCGGGTGAAGTGTCCGGAGATGATCTCCTTGTATTCTCGGATGGTCTTGGCGTTCATGCGTTGCAGAATTGGTGGGCTAGCTGTGAAGAGAGTTTTTTCAAGTCTTGAACCGGGCGCCGCTTGAGCGATGCGTCGTACTCCATGCGCTTGGCGGGATCCGAGAGTGCCGAATAGGCTTTCTGGATGGCGTCGAAAAGGTGCGGGTCCCCACCCTTGTCGGGGTGATGCTGCATGGCCAGCTTGCGGAATGCGGACTTGATCTCATCGGCGGATGAATCCAGCAAGACATTAAGGGCCTGGTAATGAGTCATGAGAAAAGAAGCGGATCGGAGAGAGTGACGAAGAAGACGGGTTTGGAAATTTCCATCAAGTGATCAAGCAATGCGAGTGCTGGATTCTAAAGCAGCGGACCGGCGGTAACAACAACTCTCCTCAAACCCGGAAAAAGTTTTCAAGGATTCTTGCTTTGCGCCCCCCTCGGCGATCTTGCGGCTGCACGAGTAGGGATCCTAACCGAAGCTCGGTTATGCAATTAGCTCATTTTGATGCTAGGGTACTACTACTGGAGTCAGGCTTCGGCCTGGAAACTTTTATGAACCGACAGGAATCCACATGAACCGACTGGTAAGTTGCATTCTCAGTAAGCGCCCCATCTGATGCCATGAAGGTTGTTCTTGTTCATGGGTTTCAGGATAACGGGACCGTGATGGGGAAACTGGCGAGTCATCTCGCCGAGCGGGGACACGAGTGTCTCGTTCCCACGCTGGATCCCCATGATGCCAGGGACGGTCTCCCCATGATGGCCTTGCAGTTACATGGGCTGCTGGAAGAGCAGTTGGCCAGCGGAGAACGCTTCGCACTTGTGGGATTCAGCATGGGCGCCTTGATCGCACGCTATTATCTCCAGGAACTCGGGGGACATCAGAGGGCGGATGCATTTTTCTCGATCAGCGGACCGCATGAGGGAACCTGGGCTGCCTATCTTCACTCGAGTGAGGGAGTGAATCAAATGCGCCCAGGGAGCACTTTCTTACATGATCTGAAAA
Protein-coding sequences here:
- a CDS encoding lipase codes for the protein MKVVLVHGFQDNGTVMGKLASHLAERGHECLVPTLDPHDARDGLPMMALQLHGLLEEQLASGERFALVGFSMGALIARYYLQELGGHQRADAFFSISGPHEGTWAAYLHSSEGVNQMRPGSTFLHDLKTSSHRLESLPITSYWTPFDLIVIPAESSRWSMGEEVCIPTMLHHWMISDSRLMKDISSRLNKIASK
- a CDS encoding J domain-containing protein, coding for MTHYQALNVLLDSSADEIKSAFRKLAMQHHPDKGGDPHLFDAIQKAYSALSDPAKRMEYDASLKRRPVQDLKKLSSQLAHQFCNA